In Cryptomeria japonica chromosome 1, Sugi_1.0, whole genome shotgun sequence, the sequence GAAATTATATCATGTCGCCAAGACTTCGCAGATGTCTTATTGATATCAGAGAAATCCATCACTTCGATTATCCGCCCAATTTGTCTCGCTGAACTCTAATGTCACAACGACAAGGGACTGTTGTCGGCAAGACCAACCAATCATCACACCGAAATGATCTTTTTGTCAAGACATCTCCAATGACTCATTGAATTCAAAAACTATATCACTGTGACCTACGAGCTCGGTGAGACAGAAATGTGACTTCACTGAGAGCATTTCTCTGGCCGATGTCACCCAGACTGCTTCAGAGTCACACCGAACTAATCACTTAGTCACCAAGACTTCGCAAATGTCTTATCAATCTTGAAGAAATCCATCACTTTGTTTATCCACTCAATTTGTCTTGCCAAACTCTATTGTCACAGCGACAAGGGACTGTTGTCGGATGGACCAACCAATTGTCACACCGAAATGGTCTTTTTACCAAGACCACTCCAATGTCTCACCAAATTCAAAAACTCTATCGCTGTGACAATGTGAagtatcaaatcaaataaaaaatatctaATTGACCTTTTCGCTGAACCAATGTTAGgattctctctttatctctctgcAAGTATTCCCTTGCTATAAGATTTTCAATTCTCTTTTCAATTTCCTTGATATCCAACTTGAACATTTATTTAACCTGCTCAATGCATTGCATCACTAACTCCCTATAAACTCAGTAGCTTTCTGAGTCATTGCTAGATTTATAATTGATAATTGGCTATAAATTCAATGACTTTCTAAGTCATTTCTATCATTAtaattgaaaattggtttttcgaATAGAGATTTAATGAATTCAGTAGCTTTCTAAGTATATACCATCTTTAATATTTataatgatttcttgttcattcCATATCGATTTTTAAAGTTTGAGAGAGTTTATTAATTGCGTTTGATTATTTGATATCGTATCTTTGATGTATAAATATGTTTAGTCTATATTTTGTTGTCATTTCAATGTGATGTTTGTCAtgataaatccaaactacaatctaatGAATAAGACACTGGTCCTAAAAATTTATGATCTACCAaacattcaaaatgaaaaacatctttCACTAGTAGTTTAGAAGTAGGGCAGTAGTTTGTATGCACCTCACGATTCAATGATCATCTAGAGAAGCATCCATTGCAAGCCATAATAATTCTTAATTTGAGGAATCATGTTCTGCATACCTAGATCTTGTATTTGTGGGATAATGTCTTAATCAATTTAATAGATGTTTTAATGTTGTAGGTTAGTCTATGAAGTAGTGACAAACCTTTGGCACCAAAGTATCATTTAGAAATTGCAGCATACGATTTTACTTCCTACGTAGGTAAATGATTGTTTTAACTTGTTTCTATGAGTGCTAAATGTTGCAATTGCATTTTTTTTCTTCTATTATAATTAACTTTCAGATTTGTTGAATAAAATTGTTGGAGTAACACAAACACAAATCTGACAGGGACAGAGAATGCATGGTGCTGTACTGACTTCGACTGTAATTTGTGCATTGGAGTTCAACTGTAATTTCAGAAAGTTGCTATTTAGGTTATGATTCTTGCCTCTACAAGAATTGGACTTAAAAATCATTTCAGTTATTTATTCGCTACTTAATATCAGTCTGTGTGTCAGTTTccttatattattaatattaatgaTTTGAACTATTCTTCTTATGTGATGATTTGATGGACTGGAGAAAAGAAAAGTAGAAGATTAATGAACAACATAAGACTTACAGTTCAGTGTTAAAATAAGTTGCGACGTATCAAATCCAGAAACATCTTCTCTGAACCAATGTCAAGGCAAGTAAATGTACATTTCAGGATTTTCTTTATCTCTCTGTAAATATTTCCTATCTATAAGATTTTCAATTCTCTTTTTAACTTGTTTCACATCTGGCTTGAACATGTCTTTAACCTGTTCAATGCATTGCATCACTAATTCCTTATGCGCTAATGTTTCTCTGCTCTTCATAATTCTTACAATCGAAGCATCAATTATGTGATGTCTATCTTGAAACACAGCCTTCCCAACATTTTCTTTTACATTAGCTGTGGGTGCTGGAAGTCGGATCTTCCTATTTTTACTATAGAAGTTTGCATTGGATTCAAAACAATCGGTTTCTATCACTGGTTCTGTATCTGGAATTTTACACTGAATTTTGTATTTTGAACATGCAAGGGAATTCAGCAATGCAACTGTATCTTGAACTTCCAAATTCAACTGGGATTTAACTTCTGAAAAACTTAACCTCTCTTCTACATTGAACAACAATAGTGCACTTGTTTGAAAAGTTGTTCCAACTATTTGAATTTCACCTTGGTCAAATCTTCCAATAATAATGCACGTTCCCAGAGAATATTTCCATGTTAGTCTTCTGTTCATGTTTTCTCTGATATAGAACTCTGTGAATGACTCTAAATGTCTCACCATTTCAACAGGAAGGAGAAGTGATTCAGGTGACCTATAGCTTGGCCAGAATCCAGATGTCAAAACTGTAACAGAGAATTCTATTCCAGAACATGGATGAAGAGGATTCTGACTGGGGTATTCCTCAAAGTTTGATTGGATTTTTACTGCCAATGCCCTATCAGTAAGCATGCCCACCATTTTAAATGTAAATTGCCGTCCACACTCAAACCTCAGCTTTAATAACATGCTTTTTTCATAATCAGCATGTGAATTTTTATGGGACAAAAGCCTATCTGCGAGTTTCTTCCTATAAAAATCTgcaaccatgtctttgtcataGATGTAGGGAAAGATCTTTGCAACCTTCTCAAGGGCATCTTCAACATCTGAATATGCCATGTTTCTATTTGTGAAAATGTTGTCACAAAATGTGACAAacaattcccaaatactgtttccTGCAACTTGTTGATTGCAAAAACTCTGAAAGGCTGCCATGAGTGCATTTTTGAAAAGGCAGTGGTTCATAAAATTCTCCTCCACGCATTGCAAGTATTTCTAAAGCAATTGGATAATACTCCTCACAAACTGATCTTTTTCAGTTGCCTCTGCCACCATTTGTCCTCCATGTTTAACCAATGATGTACCATTCCTCGTAACATGCTGTCTAAATATTTTGGTCATGAGCTGAATGCCTTTATCTATTCCAGAAAACAACTTAAACATCTCTGAAAGATCATCCATCTTGTCATTTCTCAACAATGGATGGCAATCTGAATCTTCCTTCAAAAGTTGACTTTCATGTTTGCAAAGAAGTTGATTTGCTACCATTTCTACATACCTAGTTTGGCTACTCTGATGCAAACAATGCATTGCAATTGTTTCTTTTTCCAACCTTCACATATCCATATCCATGAAGCAGCCTTTCTAGAATAGGATATGTCCATCCCAAGATCCAACAGCATACGCAAAACATTATTCAATACAGTCCCATCCAGAATGCTCTCGCCCTCTCGCACTTTATTAATTTGAAGCATAATAGCAGCCTGCACATTACTTCGCAAAACTTCGTTGAAGTATCTCTGAGCAGCTTCGTCGGGTTTTGAGAAGATCATAGAATACTTACGGGCCAATTTAAAAAACACCCATTTCAATAAAATGCTAACCATTCGATTGTAATATTCCCATTGCTTTCTAACTTCTTTCAACAGAAGCTCATCTTCTTTCCCCCTCAGTGCGGGTGCAACTGTTGAATTGATATGATCTTCTAAAGTTTTCTCATATTGAGCCTGCATCAAAGTGCGAGGCACTTTATAGCACTTTTCGTAGATTTCATTATAAATCAAAGTGCGAGGCACAAGACCAGATGGGATCTTCCCTTCGACGATTTGCTTAACCTTTGCAATTGCATTTTGCAACGTATCCAACTCTTCCCTATCCATCGCTCTTTATCCATATTTACAATTAAATCCGAAGTTCTCATCCCCAACGAAAATCACGATAGATTATGAGGTTTGAGCCAAACATACGTCTATATAAATTGACCCACAAGGCATGAATCCCAAGCTCGAACCTCATGACGTATGACATCCTTAAAAGTAATTTTGAAATTTATCCCTAACATAACAAATCAGTAGTTCAAGGACCTTTCTTATAAAATCCTGTGTAAGATGcttctttttaatattttaaaatttcttaTATAAATCATAATTAGGATGCAGTAGATTATATTCTAATGATGTTTATCTTTATCTAATATTACTAATAATTTTGAGAATAggattaaattttataattaattattgtttTTTCATTTTAGGATAAAATTTAAATGGTCTTCAAACTTGGTCACTTATTAAGTCAATCTATTTAATTGTCATTCTAATGATGATTCTACGTGTTTCACTACATTTGACATCAATACGAGatagtttttgatattaaaagcagcaaAAACTAGAGGTCTGACCTAGATAGCGATCGATACGAGATAGTTTATTTTGTTTAGATATAAAATTTCCTAGTTGGATGATCATTAGATATTTTAATGAAGAATTTGAATATGTTTTAAAAATTATATCTCTAAAATGGTTGTTAAATGATTGTTCATATGAATGTTATGAAAATGCTTACTCAGAGAGAAAAGTAGAGTGAAAAATTATATTTGAATTGGATTTACAAATGCTTGAATTGGTAATAGTCCTCCCACATCACTTGGGTGCTTTTTCATTATAATGCTTGGAGGTAGTGAGGCGTTAGGGTAATCACTTAAGGATCTTGAGGAACATGGTACTTCCAATAGAATTAATGTCTTAGGTAAATCATTGTAGGTTTTGAGATCAAGAAGGTTCCAATTTTTACTAGGTTTGAGGTGAAAAATTATAGCACGGAGGTCTCGATGGTGTTTGAGATGCCAGAGGAGAGGAAGGCTAGCAACCCTCTTTTGGCCTTCGTACTCTAGATGGTGAGCCCAATGATTATCTATTTTGTGCATTGAACAAGGAAGAAACCAAGGTTTAAAGTGGTTATCTTTTTTATGTTTGTTGCTCATAGTAAGATTCCAGTAAGGAAGGTTTTGGATGATTGGATTTGTAACTATAAATAAGAAGCTAGGGTTGCATGTGTATTTTTCTAGAATGGTGGAAaaggtttatttattattttctttaagtatcatTCCATGCAAGAGAGGGCCCTTGCTAAATAGCTCTAAAAAGTAGGAAATTCTATTTAGGAGTGTCTCATGGTCCTTGGATGTCTTAAATGAAGAGATTCCAAGGTGGGTCATAGTGAAGAATGTGCACTTCCAATATTCTAGAGTGGGACAATGCTATGGTAGAGGAGTATTCTTTATTgatgaagaataatacatggggcTTAGTTTCACTTTCTAAGGTGAAAAAATGGCTTTGTGCAAGTGGGTATACTTGACCAAGTATTTATTTGATGGTTTCATTGACAAATACAAGGCACATCTTGTAGCTAAGGGGTTTTCACAAGTTTAGGGTATTGACTACTCAGAGACAATTATTGCTATAGCCAAAATGGATCCGATTTATCTTGTTCCTTCTATTGTTGCATCTTAGAGATAGCCAATGTATTTGATATATATGAAaagtgtagaacacaagatgccactaagacgaggggagggggggtgaatcagtggtttccaaacttaactcTTTTTAGTCCTAAATGTGTGTACTAGTTAGCAGTTCAAACACAAAGTAAATATATCGGTGAGAGGGGAAGACATcaagatgcaagcacacacaaatacacatcacataacaccagatatacgaggaaacaCAAACATGGGAAAAagctcagtgagaaatgctactggagtctactgctccaatctagcctcataataaacactgattacaaagtttagggtaccaacccaaggagcaccaacccctgcactgagctccaactcaatgattacaatgtCTGTAAACAATACAAAAGTTATTACTTGGTTACAAATGAATTATGTAACCGCTCACAATCCAATCACTCTATCAGTTCAACTCTTCTCAACCGGTCTTCCTTTGCTTtgttctctgtcggttctctactCACACGGATCCATGGGTGCTTGTCACCACCAATACTCTTCACTTTGTCGTTTTTGTTCACTCTTTTGGTTCTCTTCACTCTGTCAGTTCTGATTCCTCTTCTGCTCAGTCTTTGCCTCACCTGCCCTCCCCTTATTCTCACTTTGCATTGCTTCACACTCTGTTGCCTCCTTACCAGTTGAAACACTACCAGTTCACTTGACTACTATAATCTTTAGCAACTTACCGATTACTTTGGCCTCACTAGTTTAACCCTCTATTAAACCCTCTTACTGGTTTACCTTCCAACACTTTGTCACTATGATCTTCAATGAACTCTCTAATTGGTTAGCTCTCTGCTGCACTCTTACACTTTGCTCTTCAATATCCGACACCTCATCATCTGGCAGCATCAATCCGTTATGATCTTTGATCTGCATACTTATCTATGACCATTCCTACCAAAACATAACTTCATACTTTGGCTTGCTAGGGTTCTTTCTACCAACCCAATCcgtatcaaatccaatcagatcttgctcagCGATTGACAACCTGCAACAGATCACTCAACTCCATCGATCACGTTGcgtccaatacacattttctaaatTTAGCAAACATGGCATGTTTGTTGGCCTACACTTGTCAATCACAATGAATGAATTTGTGGTCCCCTTCACCAAATCCGATCTACACTTAGACACTTTGCATCGATCATGATGCCAATGAATCACATCAATGTCCTCTGATCTGTCTTGAGCTGCAAACGCCTGCAATCGACCCGTGATACTCGAGGTCTTCATTTAATGTCAATCGACTCATCAGCAACCTCGTTGAAGCACACTTCAACAACCTCTGTACGTTTTCCACTTGGAGACATCGTGTCTTCGTTGTTGGCATCCACCTCAGCTCACTATGTCGGTTCATGTATGGTCACCAACCACTACATACACTACCGGTTCTCTAGCCCTACCGGTTATACACTAACCGGCTAACCTTCACGTCTGCACTTTACTGTCCTGCTAGTGGAACATATGAGCCTGGCCACCAACCTTGTCAATCCGCAACAAGCTCATCTTCATCAGATAGGAGCTTTTCACTTTGCCTCTTTGCTAGCTCACCGATTGACCTACTCACCGGTAATAAAGCATCTACCTCTATACCGATAATAACCTTGATGACATCGTGCTGTCAGACTTCAACTGTTATGCATCAACCTACAACTGCATTTCAGTTGCTCCATGTCTACAACTGCTAAACCTTACCTTCATCTTCATTAGCCCGAATATCATGTCAACAGGTTTGCCAAAGTGGCAACCACATCATTTCTTGTTCTTCCTCTTTTGTCCTGCTAGCTCAACATGCCAACTCTTGttgatctggtgcacatctctgGTTTCATACACCTGAGGCATCTTTGTGTTTCACTTGTTCATCTGATGTGAGCTCACAATCACCTACCTTTAACTTCTCTATCTAATTCCAGAACACtgtcacttaccggtgggagtagaTGAACCAATGCACTAAACCTGCCAATCACCCGGAGAGAGCGGATCCTTGTCACTCATTATGCTTTCAACATTGTACTGATATGACTTTGCTGTCATTGAGCAGATATATCTTCAATCAGGCACATAACCCaatagacatcccctttgtctaccttcCTAACTTGCAGCGGCCCAAACTCTGTCGGTCATATCTTCATCCTGTGATAACCTcctcatctggtgggagtcctactgaTTGACATCCAACTGCCTACCGGTTGTCTGCACATTCTCTGTTTGCTCAAGCTTGCTTTTTTATTGGTCACATGCTTGCCGGTCGGCAACCATACACTACCAACAGATCACTCACTGGTTGACATACAATACCAGCCAGTCTCCAATGCTTTCTCACCAGTCAACATTCCATACTTACCGGTGACAGGCTATACgagtaacatcaatgacaacacaataccggttgacatcaatgacaatagactgccaacaatctccccctttggcattgatgtcagcaTATGTAGGATCCGGTATAATACTGATTTCCTCtcccccctttgacacaatgacaaagggtgttGACAGAACATTCTGCCGATTGTAGCTTACCCTTTGGCCATTTTACTTTGTATCCTCTCAACCAACAATACTTGGGATAGAGGGATCTGacaccaactaacaccaattgcTCTACTACCAAGTGCATATACtaatatgataccaattgttgaaaagtgTGTTAGTTAATTTCACTTACCTTTCGGTCAGGCTACATCTTCTCCCCCTTCGTTATGCAGAAATTTATTCTGACTCCAAtttgttgataccaagtgttgagtctgacactgataccaattgta encodes:
- the LOC131032343 gene encoding cullin-1-like; this translates as MAAFQSFCNQQVAGNSIWELFVTFCDNIFTNRNMAYSDVEDALEKVAKIFPYIYDKDMVADFYRKKLADRLLSHKNSHADYEKSMLLKLRFECGRQFTFKMVGMLTDRALAVKIQSNFEEYPSQNPLHPCSGIEFSVTVLTSGFWPSYRSPESLLLPVEMVRHLESFTEFYIRENMNRRLTWKYSLGTCIIIGRFDQGEIQIVGTTFQTSALLLFNVEERLSFSEVKSQLNLEVQDTVALLNSLACSKYKIQCKIPDTEPVIETDCFESNANFYSKNRKIRLPAPTANVKENVGKAVFQDRHHIIDASIVRIMKSRETLAHKELVMQCIEQVKDMFKPDVKQVKKRIENLIDRKYLQRDKENPEMYIYLP
- the LOC131032342 gene encoding cullin-1-like, translating into MDREELDTLQNAIAKVKQIVEGKIPSGLVPRTLIYNEIYEKCYKVPRTLMQAQYEKTLEDHINSTVAPALRGKEDELLLKEVRKQWEYYNRMVSILLKWVFFKLARKYSMIFSKPDEAAQRYFNEVLRSNVQAAIMLQINKVREGESILDGTVLNNVLRMLLDLGMDISYSRKAASWIWICEGWKKKQLQCIVCIRVAKLGM